The following coding sequences are from one Vulpes vulpes isolate BD-2025 chromosome 12, VulVul3, whole genome shotgun sequence window:
- the LOC112910292 gene encoding putative olfactory receptor 2B8 — MESSFLHRQSARERANDSTFSGFLLLGFSNRPQLETPLFVLILIVYFLSFLGNGTIILLSWMDPRLHTPMYFFLSNLSFMDLCLTTCTVPQTLANLQGRVKTITYGGCVTQLFIALGLGGVECVLLAVMAYDRYAAVCRPLHYLAIVHPQLCLWLVLTAWFTGFGNSVLQTALTMILPLCGRNQLDHFFCEVPVMLKLSCADTSINQAELFTVSVFFLVVPLSLILLSYGHITRAVLKIKSAQGRQKAFGTCGSHLMVVVIFFGTLISMYLQPPSSYSQDVNKSIALFYTLVTPLLNPLIYTLRNKEVKGALRRLLRVTMDSRRS, encoded by the coding sequence ATGGAGTCCTCCTTCTTGCACAGGCAGAGTGCAAGAGAAAGAGCTAATGACAGCACCTTCTCAGGATTCCTTCTCCTAGGATTCTCCAACAGGCCTCAGTTGGAGACGCCTCTCTTTGTGCTCATCCTGATCGTTTACTTCTTGAGCTTTCTTGGCAATGGCACCATCATCCTTCTGTCTTGGATGGACCCTCGCCTGCACACCcccatgtatttcttcctgtccAACCTCTCTTTCATGGATCTTTGTTTGACCACCTGCACAGTGCCTCAGACGCTGGCCAACCTCCAGGGGCGGGTCAAGACCATCACGTATGGTGGCTGTGTGACCCAGCTCTTCATCGCCCTGGGGCTTGGGGGCGTGGAGTGTGTGCTCCTGGCcgtcatggcctatgaccgctatgccGCTGTGTGCCGCCCACTGCACTACCTGGCCATTGTGCACCCGCAGCTTTGCCTGTGGCTGGTGCTAACTGCTTGGTTCACAGGGTTCGGCAACTCTGTGCTACAAACGGCTCTGACCATGATTCTTCCCCTGTGTGGGAGAAACCAGCTGGACCATTTCTTCTGTGAAGTTCCGGTGATGCTGAAGCTGTCCTGTGCCGACACCTCCATCAACCAGGCTGAACTCTTCACGGTCAGCGTCTTCTTCCTCGTTgtgcccctgtctctcatctTACTGTCCTATGGCCACATCACCCGGGCAGTCCTGAAGATAAAGTCAGCCCAGGGGAGGCAGAAGGCCTTCGGAACCTGTGGTTCCCACCTCATGGTGGTGGTCATCTTCTTTGGCACACTCATCTCAATGTACCTCCAACCTCCCTCCAGTTATTCACAGGATGTGAACAAGAGCATTGCACTCTTCTACACACTGGTCACTCCCCTGCTGAATCCCCTCATTTacactctgagaaacaaagaggTCAAAGGGGCACTGAGGAGACTGCTGAGGGTGACCATGGACTCCAGAAGGAGCTAA